The following proteins are encoded in a genomic region of Thiomicrospira sp. R3:
- the vapB gene encoding type II toxin-antitoxin system VapB family antitoxin produces the protein MRTVSIFKNAKNQAIRLPKDMEYEGINQLEIIKNGDEIILRPVRPNWLSFAEVEKADDDFMLERRDVVADEGRFNFD, from the coding sequence ATGAGAACCGTTTCTATATTTAAAAATGCCAAAAATCAGGCCATACGTTTGCCCAAAGACATGGAATATGAAGGGATTAATCAGCTTGAAATCATCAAGAATGGTGACGAGATTATCCTTCGTCCTGTGCGCCCTAATTGGTTATCCTTTGCTGAAGTTGAAAAAGCAGACGATGACTTTATGTTAGAACGCCGGGATGTGGTGGCTGATGAGGGACGCTTTAATTTTGACTAA